One segment of Yersinia kristensenii DNA contains the following:
- a CDS encoding glycoside hydrolase family 1 protein, with translation MKYQFPDNFWWGSASSALQTEGESLHGGKSPTTWDAWYASQPSRFHQQIGPNDTSTFYRNWRQDIELLKQLNHNSFRTSLSWARLIPNGVGEVNPEAVAFYNNVIDELLAQGITPFITLFHFDMPMAMQEIGGWENREVIDAWKHYAEVCFELFGDRVKHWFTFNEPIVPVEGGYLYDFHYPNVVDFRRAATVAYHTVLAHATAVKVYRAGQYEGEIGIVLNLTPSYPRSQNPADLKAAEYADLLFNRSFLDPALRGEYPQELIDLLCDYDQMPVRLQGDKALIAEGRIDLLGINYYQPRRVKCRDSAVNPQAPFMPEWLFDAYEMPGRKMNPYRGWEIYEPGIYDILTNLRLNYGNPRCFISENGMGVENEERFLQDGKINDQYRIDFVSDHLKWLHQGISEGCNCLGYHMWTFIDNWSWCNGYKNRYGFIQLDLASQKRTVKKSGEWFATTAVNNGFD, from the coding sequence ATGAAATACCAATTTCCAGATAACTTCTGGTGGGGCAGTGCCAGCTCAGCACTACAAACTGAAGGAGAAAGCCTGCACGGTGGCAAAAGTCCCACAACTTGGGATGCCTGGTACGCCAGCCAACCATCGCGCTTTCACCAACAAATTGGCCCAAATGATACCTCAACATTCTATCGCAACTGGCGACAAGACATTGAGTTGCTTAAACAATTGAATCACAACAGCTTTCGGACATCATTAAGTTGGGCCCGCCTGATTCCAAATGGCGTTGGTGAAGTGAACCCTGAAGCTGTTGCCTTTTATAACAATGTGATAGACGAGCTTCTGGCCCAAGGTATTACGCCCTTTATTACCCTGTTCCACTTTGATATGCCGATGGCGATGCAAGAGATAGGCGGCTGGGAAAACCGTGAAGTGATTGATGCCTGGAAGCACTATGCCGAAGTGTGTTTTGAACTGTTCGGCGATCGGGTTAAGCATTGGTTTACCTTCAATGAACCGATTGTTCCTGTTGAAGGTGGCTATCTGTACGACTTCCACTATCCCAATGTAGTGGATTTTAGACGAGCAGCGACTGTGGCATATCATACGGTGCTGGCACATGCGACAGCAGTTAAAGTTTATCGCGCTGGTCAGTATGAGGGGGAAATCGGTATCGTGCTGAACCTAACACCTTCATACCCACGCTCGCAGAATCCTGCTGATCTAAAAGCGGCCGAATATGCAGATCTATTGTTTAACCGCAGCTTCCTTGATCCAGCATTGCGCGGTGAGTATCCACAGGAACTGATTGATTTATTGTGTGATTACGACCAGATGCCCGTACGCTTGCAAGGGGATAAAGCCCTAATTGCTGAGGGTAGAATCGATCTACTGGGTATTAATTACTATCAGCCCCGGCGTGTAAAATGCCGTGACAGTGCAGTGAATCCACAAGCCCCTTTTATGCCTGAATGGCTATTTGATGCCTACGAAATGCCTGGCCGTAAAATGAATCCTTATCGTGGATGGGAAATTTATGAGCCTGGAATTTACGATATTTTGACCAATTTACGACTTAATTATGGTAACCCTCGCTGCTTTATTTCCGAAAATGGCATGGGTGTTGAAAATGAAGAACGTTTTTTACAAGATGGAAAAATTAACGATCAATACCGAATAGATTTTGTTTCCGACCACCTGAAATGGCTACATCAAGGAATAAGTGAAGGCTGTAATTGTCTTGGTTACCACATGTGGACATTTATTGATAACTGGTCTTGGTGTAATGGTTATAAAAACCGCTATGGCTTTATTCAATTAGATTTGGCTAGTCAGAAACGCACCGTCAAAAAGAGTGGCGAATGGTTTGCCACTACTGCTGTTAATAATGGTTTCGATTAA
- a CDS encoding PTS lactose/cellobiose transporter subunit IIA produces MVELEEAVMEIIVNAGQSRSLCFEALQAARKGDIDKAKSLLQEADGFARQAHHMQTKLIEQDAGEARQPMTLIMVHAQDHLMTSLLARELSEEIIHLYQR; encoded by the coding sequence ATGGTCGAATTAGAAGAAGCAGTAATGGAAATTATTGTTAATGCGGGGCAATCACGTAGCTTGTGTTTTGAAGCATTACAGGCCGCGCGAAAAGGCGACATTGATAAAGCCAAAAGCTTGCTACAGGAGGCGGATGGCTTTGCCCGTCAGGCGCACCATATGCAAACCAAGCTGATAGAACAGGATGCGGGAGAGGCCAGACAACCAATGACGCTTATTATGGTTCACGCACAAGACCATTTAATGACCTCTTTGCTGGCCCGTGAATTATCAGAAGAAATCATTCATCTTTATCAGCGTTAA
- a CDS encoding carbohydrate porin, which produces MKIYKQLPLAMAVIAALCPISVLAQETVTTITTEQLNKIVADAVEKALAERKEKIEAATIQKPSVDIVEKASIPPSPDMAIPYGLKFNAYARYGAQFQAGDQKYVGVDGSYNGSSAIGRLGNEGNGGEFQLSKAFKGDNGAIWDVVVMLDHWGDEVNLKKAYAGVTNLFESQPNAYLWAGRDFHQRPQQGINDYFWMTHDGQGAGIKNLDLGGVQLDAAAVGSVQSCNPEVVANQSNPSRITCTGGSGTGDNGHYALTSKIHGVKLGPIDFELFTNYGFDSKAIESEEKLKAWQTAVVLSHKGDNIENKWVTRYSDNSDNSVYNKTDDLRTVYTSLEGTYKFTQQTSVTYLAAFHDYDRSHHNEDNRRNYGVIIRPMHFWNDVHSTWLEAGYQRVDYDTGGDNKGWKLTLSQNISIAMGADFRPMLRFYVTGGEVDNKHTATTTDTEDTRLDSFNIGAMWEAWF; this is translated from the coding sequence ATGAAAATATATAAACAACTTCCTTTAGCTATGGCGGTTATCGCCGCGCTTTGCCCTATTTCTGTACTGGCACAAGAAACAGTGACCACCATTACCACTGAGCAACTTAATAAAATAGTGGCCGACGCAGTAGAAAAGGCGCTAGCGGAACGTAAGGAAAAAATAGAAGCCGCTACTATTCAAAAACCAAGCGTAGATATCGTTGAGAAAGCCTCTATTCCGCCAAGCCCGGATATGGCTATCCCTTACGGTCTAAAATTCAATGCTTATGCGCGTTATGGCGCACAGTTCCAAGCGGGTGACCAAAAATACGTGGGTGTTGATGGCTCCTATAATGGCTCTTCAGCTATTGGCCGTTTGGGTAATGAAGGCAACGGCGGAGAGTTCCAGCTTTCTAAAGCCTTTAAAGGCGATAATGGCGCTATATGGGATGTGGTGGTCATGCTTGACCATTGGGGTGATGAAGTTAACCTGAAAAAAGCGTACGCCGGGGTGACTAATTTATTTGAATCTCAACCAAATGCCTATTTATGGGCCGGTCGCGATTTCCATCAGCGCCCACAACAAGGTATTAACGACTATTTCTGGATGACCCATGATGGACAAGGTGCCGGGATAAAAAACCTGGATCTCGGTGGGGTTCAACTTGATGCCGCCGCTGTCGGCTCAGTGCAATCCTGTAATCCTGAAGTTGTCGCAAACCAATCAAATCCATCACGCATTACCTGTACCGGAGGATCAGGAACCGGTGATAACGGCCATTATGCTCTGACCTCCAAAATACATGGCGTGAAGTTGGGGCCGATCGACTTTGAGCTGTTTACCAACTATGGTTTTGATTCTAAAGCTATTGAAAGTGAAGAGAAACTAAAAGCCTGGCAAACTGCGGTGGTACTCAGTCATAAGGGCGACAATATCGAAAACAAGTGGGTTACCCGCTATTCCGATAATTCAGATAACAGCGTCTATAACAAAACTGACGATCTTCGCACTGTTTATACCAGCCTTGAGGGCACCTATAAGTTCACACAGCAAACGTCTGTCACTTACCTCGCGGCATTCCATGATTATGACAGAAGCCACCATAATGAGGACAATCGTCGCAACTACGGTGTCATTATTCGCCCGATGCATTTCTGGAACGATGTCCATTCGACCTGGCTTGAAGCGGGTTATCAACGCGTAGATTATGATACCGGCGGCGATAACAAAGGCTGGAAGTTGACACTTTCTCAGAATATCTCTATCGCGATGGGTGCGGACTTCAGACCAATGCTGCGCTTCTATGTCACCGGCGGGGAAGTCGATAACAAGCATACTGCCACCACCACTGACACCGAAGATACACGCCTTGACTCTTTCAACATCGGGGCAATGTGGGAAGCCTGGTTCTAG
- a CDS encoding aspartate/glutamate racemase family protein, which translates to MKILGLIGGMSWESTIPYYRMINQQVKEQLGGLHSAKIILYSVDFHDIEQLQAKGDWQTAGQVLSDAAVSLKLAGADAIVVCTNTMHKVADEIEAASGLPLLHIADATAAQIKQQGISKVGLLGTRYTMEQDFYRGRLTQKHNIEVITPESKDREIINRIIYEELCLGIISETSRQEYRRIIGHLEALGAQGIIFGCTEITLLVNAQDATVPVFDTTEIHAKAAAQYALKL; encoded by the coding sequence ATGAAAATTTTGGGCCTTATTGGCGGTATGAGTTGGGAATCAACCATTCCCTATTACCGGATGATCAACCAGCAAGTTAAAGAACAATTAGGCGGATTGCACAGCGCCAAGATTATTCTCTACAGTGTGGATTTCCATGATATTGAGCAGTTACAGGCCAAGGGAGATTGGCAAACGGCAGGCCAAGTGCTGTCTGATGCTGCGGTTTCATTAAAACTTGCTGGGGCAGATGCTATTGTCGTGTGCACCAATACCATGCACAAAGTGGCAGATGAAATTGAAGCCGCCAGTGGATTGCCTTTATTGCATATTGCCGACGCCACTGCTGCACAAATCAAACAGCAAGGGATCAGTAAAGTCGGTTTACTCGGCACCCGTTATACTATGGAGCAGGATTTCTATCGTGGTCGCTTAACCCAAAAGCACAATATTGAGGTTATTACACCAGAAAGTAAGGATCGCGAAATTATTAACCGTATTATTTATGAAGAACTTTGTCTGGGCATTATCAGTGAAACATCGCGTCAGGAATATCGCCGTATTATCGGCCATTTAGAGGCGTTAGGGGCGCAAGGGATTATCTTTGGTTGCACAGAGATTACCCTGTTGGTTAATGCGCAAGATGCCACTGTGCCCGTATTTGATACCACAGAAATACATGCCAAAGCAGCGGCCCAATATGCGCTCAAACTCTAG
- a CDS encoding sensor domain-containing diguanylate cyclase, which translates to MNYNQSDHKLKIADLNERVVHEILEVISDGIWDWNANNGFVYRNTGWYEMLGYPAHAFENTVHTWEKIIHPEDFERVMFQFDAYINQQAEKYQIEYRCLTHDGDYIWIEDRGKVIERNIDGTVSRMIGAHRNIHDRKHRLEKLELKNKSLEALVEERTAELRESNFQLQQQLNIEKILSETDVLTSAANRYLLEKVLKHEYNRAKRFCQPLSLLSLDLDNFKSINDQYGHSVGDLTLTHIVDVIGNNIREVDVLGRWGGDEFMIVLPNTQLNEAKNIAEKIRHLIEIMPVDGNIYVTMSLGVVELEQNESQEQLLIRADKMLYNSKTAGKNRVSG; encoded by the coding sequence ATGAACTATAATCAAAGTGATCATAAGCTTAAGATTGCCGATTTAAACGAGCGCGTTGTCCATGAAATTCTCGAAGTGATAAGTGATGGTATCTGGGATTGGAATGCAAACAATGGATTCGTTTATCGGAATACCGGTTGGTATGAAATGCTAGGGTATCCAGCCCATGCTTTTGAAAATACAGTACATACTTGGGAAAAAATTATTCACCCAGAAGATTTTGAAAGGGTTATGTTTCAGTTTGATGCCTATATTAATCAGCAGGCCGAAAAATATCAGATAGAATATCGTTGCCTAACCCATGACGGTGACTATATCTGGATTGAGGATCGCGGTAAGGTGATTGAACGTAATATTGACGGTACAGTATCAAGAATGATTGGTGCGCACCGTAATATTCATGATAGAAAACATCGTCTTGAAAAATTGGAACTAAAAAACAAATCATTGGAAGCCTTAGTCGAAGAACGAACCGCCGAGTTACGTGAAAGTAATTTTCAACTTCAGCAGCAATTAAATATTGAAAAGATACTTTCGGAAACGGATGTATTAACTTCCGCGGCGAATCGTTATTTGCTGGAAAAAGTACTGAAGCATGAATATAACCGTGCTAAGCGTTTTTGCCAGCCGCTATCATTGCTTTCGCTGGATTTAGATAACTTTAAATCAATTAATGACCAATATGGTCATTCGGTTGGAGACTTAACATTGACACATATTGTTGATGTTATTGGGAATAATATTAGAGAAGTTGACGTTTTAGGCCGTTGGGGAGGCGATGAATTTATGATTGTGTTACCTAATACCCAATTAAATGAGGCTAAAAACATCGCGGAGAAAATTAGGCACCTGATTGAGATAATGCCCGTGGATGGCAATATTTATGTCACAATGAGTCTGGGCGTGGTTGAGTTGGAACAAAACGAATCGCAGGAACAGTTATTAATTCGGGCGGATAAAATGCTCTATAACTCAAAAACTGCGGGCAAGAATAGGGTTAGTGGCTAA
- the fabB gene encoding beta-ketoacyl-ACP synthase I: MKRAVITGLGIVSSIGNNQQEVLASLQEGRSGITFSQEFKDAGMRSHVWGDVKLAPETITENIDRKVLRFMSDASVYAYLSMKQAIEDSGLTEEQVSNFRSGLVVGSGGGSPRNQVAGSDGMRAKGLRGVGPYMVTKAMASGVSACLATPFKIKGVNYSISSACATSAHCIGHALELIQLGKQDVVFAGGGEELCWEMSCEFDAMGALSTKYNETPAKASRTYDQDRDGFVIAGGGGMVVVEELEHALARGAHIYAEIVGYGATSDGADMVAPSGEGAVRCMKMAMEGVDTPIDYMNVHGTSTPVGDVKELGAIREVFGDNTPAISSTKAMTGHSLGAAGVHEAIFSLLMVEHGFIAPSINIENLDEKAVGMNIVTEPTQRELTTVMSNSFGFGGTNATLVMRKYQK, translated from the coding sequence ATGAAGCGTGCAGTCATTACTGGCTTGGGTATCGTATCCAGCATTGGTAATAACCAGCAGGAAGTTCTGGCATCTTTACAGGAAGGCCGCTCTGGCATTACTTTCTCTCAGGAATTTAAAGACGCAGGTATGCGCAGCCATGTATGGGGCGATGTAAAGCTCGCGCCTGAGACTATTACAGAAAACATCGACCGTAAAGTGCTGCGCTTTATGAGCGACGCCTCTGTTTATGCTTATCTTTCCATGAAACAGGCCATTGAAGATTCTGGTCTGACGGAAGAACAAGTCTCCAATTTCCGCAGTGGGCTGGTGGTCGGCTCTGGTGGCGGTTCACCACGTAACCAGGTTGCTGGTTCTGATGGCATGCGCGCCAAAGGTTTGCGTGGCGTAGGCCCTTATATGGTGACGAAAGCTATGGCATCCGGTGTGTCTGCATGTCTGGCAACACCTTTTAAAATCAAAGGCGTAAATTACTCTATCAGTTCCGCTTGTGCGACTTCCGCTCACTGTATTGGCCATGCGCTGGAACTGATCCAGTTAGGCAAACAGGATGTGGTGTTTGCCGGTGGCGGTGAAGAACTGTGCTGGGAGATGTCCTGCGAGTTCGACGCAATGGGTGCATTGTCTACCAAATACAATGAAACTCCGGCAAAAGCCTCCCGTACTTATGATCAAGACCGCGATGGTTTCGTCATTGCTGGCGGCGGCGGCATGGTTGTGGTTGAAGAGTTGGAGCATGCTCTGGCCCGTGGCGCACATATTTATGCTGAGATTGTTGGCTACGGTGCAACCTCAGATGGCGCAGATATGGTTGCACCATCAGGTGAAGGCGCTGTGCGTTGTATGAAGATGGCAATGGAGGGTGTTGATACACCGATTGATTACATGAATGTACACGGCACTTCTACACCGGTAGGTGATGTGAAAGAGCTGGGCGCGATCCGTGAAGTCTTTGGTGATAACACCCCGGCTATCTCCTCAACCAAAGCGATGACCGGTCACTCACTGGGTGCGGCCGGTGTACATGAAGCTATCTTCAGCTTGTTAATGGTTGAGCACGGCTTTATTGCACCAAGTATTAACATTGAAAATCTGGATGAGAAAGCGGTAGGGATGAATATCGTCACCGAGCCAACTCAACGCGAATTGACCACTGTTATGTCTAACAGCTTCGGTTTCGGCGGGACTAACGCGACATTGGTTATGCGTAAATACCAGAAATAA
- the mnmC gene encoding bifunctional tRNA (5-methylaminomethyl-2-thiouridine)(34)-methyltransferase MnmD/FAD-dependent 5-carboxymethylaminomethyl-2-thiouridine(34) oxidoreductase MnmC codes for MSHSPIQTATLSWNEQGTPVSEQFGDIYFSNEDGLEETHHVFLKGNGFPERFVQHPRDNCIFAETGFGTGLNFLTLWRDFAQFRQQHPTAKLQRVHYISVEKYPLQVADLTAAHDHWPELAPFAEQLRAQWPLPLAGCHRILLAGGAITLDLWFGDVNTLLPQLDYSLNNQVDAWFLDGFAPAKNPDMWNDALFSAMARMARPGGTFATFTAAGFVRRGLQQAGFDVAKVKGFGQKREMLTGTLPHRLLNAPSAPWYHRPSATHCDDIAIIGGGIVSALTALALLRRGAKVTLYCADAQPAQGASGNRQGALYPLLNGKNDALETFFTSAFTFARRQYDQLLDQGIHFDHQWCGVSQLAFDEKSRGKINKMLQTDWPQQLAEAMSREQLSALAGLDCAHDGIHYPAGGWLCPSDLTTALMALAQQQGMVCHYEHELCQLEPVDGLWQLIFTSPQVNKQHTTVVLATGHRLPEWQQTQHLPLSAVRGQVSHIPTTPVLSQLRQVLCYDGYLTPVNLANQHHCIGASYQRGDVDTDFRADEQQENRDRLLRCLPNVSWPQQVNISDNQARCGVRCAIRDHLPMVGAVPDYNATLVQYQDLPRKIQHGEDIPLAPVWPELFMVGALGSRGLCSAPLVAEILAAQMFGEPQPLDVTTLAALNPNRFWIRKLLKGRPVQARPATLS; via the coding sequence GTGAGCCACTCCCCAATCCAAACGGCGACATTAAGCTGGAATGAACAGGGTACACCTGTATCGGAACAGTTTGGTGACATCTATTTTTCCAATGAAGATGGGCTGGAAGAAACTCACCATGTTTTTCTTAAGGGAAATGGCTTTCCCGAGCGCTTTGTTCAGCACCCGCGAGATAACTGTATCTTCGCTGAGACTGGTTTTGGCACAGGGTTGAATTTCCTGACATTATGGCGCGATTTCGCCCAATTTCGCCAGCAACATCCCACCGCGAAACTCCAACGTGTTCACTATATTAGTGTCGAGAAATACCCGCTTCAGGTCGCTGATTTAACCGCAGCCCATGACCATTGGCCGGAGTTGGCCCCTTTTGCCGAGCAACTGCGTGCTCAGTGGCCATTGCCCCTTGCCGGGTGCCACCGTATTTTGCTGGCAGGTGGCGCTATCACACTGGATCTATGGTTTGGTGATGTGAATACTCTGCTGCCACAGCTGGATTACAGCTTGAATAATCAGGTAGATGCCTGGTTCCTTGATGGGTTTGCGCCAGCTAAAAACCCTGATATGTGGAATGATGCGCTATTTAGTGCCATGGCTCGTATGGCCAGGCCGGGCGGCACATTTGCCACATTTACTGCTGCCGGATTTGTTCGCCGCGGGTTGCAACAAGCAGGATTTGACGTCGCGAAAGTCAAAGGTTTTGGCCAGAAACGTGAAATGTTGACCGGCACGTTACCACACCGCCTTCTTAATGCCCCATCCGCACCTTGGTATCATCGGCCCTCCGCTACCCATTGTGATGATATCGCCATTATCGGTGGAGGAATTGTCAGCGCATTGACCGCATTGGCCTTGCTGCGCCGTGGTGCCAAAGTCACACTTTACTGTGCCGATGCACAACCCGCCCAAGGTGCATCAGGTAACCGGCAAGGCGCGCTCTACCCACTGCTGAACGGTAAAAATGATGCGCTGGAAACCTTCTTCACCAGCGCTTTTACTTTTGCCCGTCGTCAATATGACCAATTGCTTGATCAAGGTATTCACTTTGATCATCAGTGGTGCGGTGTCAGCCAATTGGCCTTTGACGAAAAAAGCCGTGGCAAGATTAATAAAATGCTGCAAACCGATTGGCCGCAACAACTGGCCGAAGCGATGAGCCGTGAACAACTTAGTGCGTTGGCCGGGCTAGATTGCGCTCACGATGGTATCCACTACCCCGCCGGTGGCTGGCTTTGCCCGTCAGACCTCACCACTGCCCTCATGGCGCTGGCACAACAACAGGGTATGGTCTGCCACTATGAGCATGAACTGTGTCAGCTAGAACCGGTTGACGGGCTATGGCAGCTTATATTCACATCACCGCAGGTGAACAAACAACATACTACGGTGGTGCTGGCCACCGGTCACCGCTTACCCGAATGGCAACAAACCCAGCACCTGCCGCTGTCGGCTGTGCGCGGGCAAGTTTCTCACATTCCTACCACGCCGGTACTCAGCCAGTTGCGGCAAGTACTGTGTTATGACGGGTATCTAACTCCAGTAAACCTGGCGAATCAGCATCACTGTATTGGTGCTAGTTACCAGCGCGGTGATGTGGATACTGATTTTCGTGCCGACGAACAACAAGAGAACCGGGATCGCCTGTTACGTTGCCTGCCGAATGTCAGTTGGCCGCAGCAAGTGAATATCAGTGATAATCAGGCGCGCTGCGGTGTGCGTTGTGCTATTCGTGATCATTTGCCGATGGTCGGCGCAGTGCCGGATTACAACGCAACACTGGTGCAATACCAGGATTTGCCGCGTAAAATCCAGCATGGCGAAGACATTCCCCTCGCGCCGGTGTGGCCAGAGCTATTTATGGTGGGAGCTTTGGGGTCACGCGGTTTGTGCAGTGCGCCATTAGTAGCTGAGATTCTGGCCGCACAAATGTTTGGCGAACCACAGCCATTAGATGTAACCACGCTGGCGGCACTGAATCCTAACCGGTTTTGGATTCGAAAATTACTGAAAGGCCGGCCGGTGCAGGCGCGCCCTGCGACTTTATCTTAG